Proteins encoded in a region of the Candidatus Palauibacter scopulicola genome:
- a CDS encoding ankyrin repeat domain-containing protein, producing the protein MRRARPVVFAAAALLALGAGGPDAPVADAAMRGDLDAVRSLLSAGEDVNAARGDGMTALHWAAMKGRPDVAGVLIEAGADLEAGTRLGGHTPLHVASRAAHAPLVEALLAAGADARAATSTGATALHFAAAAGSAGAVEALLRHGADPNAREPEWGQTPLMFAAAAGRAGALEALIDAGADASATAYVLDIAARDAWDQLDRRERNARVAARRAGRTPPAPSPREAAPRPTAGPGPGLQAVRLEDPEEPTCSGCLGNYADLVGTHGGLTALLLAAREGHRDAALALLDRGADIDQRSAADDTTPLLIAMINGHFDLAMEFFALGADPNLTSDAGATALYAALNMHWAPKARHPQPTDVHQQEWSYLDVMRTLLEAGVDPNARLKKSLWFTTYNRDLLGVDRTGATPFWRAAHALDIDAMKLLLEYGADPATPTAKVPQRRYGRGGDDIDHSGLDPIPVGGPAVHPIHAAAGVGYGQGFAGNSHRHVPDGWLPAMKFLVEELGADVNARDHNGYTPAHHAASRGDNEMILYLVERGADVTLVARNGQTTVDLANGPVQRVQPFPETIALLESLGAKNNHRCVSC; encoded by the coding sequence ATGCGGCGCGCGCGACCGGTCGTGTTCGCGGCCGCGGCGCTGCTCGCGCTCGGGGCGGGCGGGCCGGATGCTCCGGTCGCCGACGCGGCCATGCGCGGCGATCTGGACGCCGTGCGGTCGCTGCTCTCCGCGGGCGAGGACGTGAACGCCGCGCGGGGCGACGGCATGACGGCACTCCACTGGGCCGCGATGAAGGGCCGGCCCGACGTGGCCGGGGTGCTGATCGAGGCGGGCGCGGATCTCGAAGCGGGCACGCGGCTGGGCGGGCACACGCCGCTCCACGTGGCGAGCCGGGCGGCGCACGCGCCGCTCGTCGAGGCCCTGCTGGCGGCGGGAGCCGACGCGCGCGCCGCGACGTCGACGGGCGCAACCGCGCTGCACTTCGCAGCCGCCGCCGGGTCCGCCGGTGCGGTCGAGGCGCTGCTGCGCCACGGCGCCGATCCGAACGCCCGGGAGCCCGAATGGGGCCAGACGCCGCTCATGTTCGCCGCGGCGGCGGGCCGGGCCGGCGCGCTGGAGGCCCTCATCGATGCGGGGGCGGACGCCTCGGCCACCGCGTACGTGCTCGACATCGCGGCGCGCGACGCGTGGGACCAGCTCGACCGCCGCGAACGCAACGCCCGCGTGGCCGCGCGCCGGGCGGGCCGCACGCCGCCGGCGCCGTCACCGCGCGAAGCCGCCCCCAGGCCCACCGCCGGCCCCGGCCCCGGCCTCCAGGCCGTGCGGCTCGAGGACCCCGAGGAGCCCACCTGCTCCGGCTGCCTCGGCAACTACGCCGACCTCGTCGGCACGCACGGCGGGCTGACCGCGCTGCTGCTCGCGGCCCGCGAAGGCCACCGCGACGCGGCGCTCGCCCTGCTCGACCGGGGTGCGGACATCGACCAGCGGAGCGCCGCGGACGACACGACCCCGCTGCTCATCGCGATGATCAACGGACACTTCGACCTCGCGATGGAGTTCTTCGCGCTCGGCGCCGACCCCAACCTCACGAGCGACGCCGGCGCCACCGCGCTGTACGCGGCGCTCAACATGCACTGGGCGCCGAAAGCCCGGCATCCGCAGCCCACCGACGTGCACCAGCAGGAGTGGTCGTACCTCGACGTGATGCGCACGCTGCTCGAAGCGGGCGTCGACCCGAACGCGCGGCTGAAGAAGTCGCTCTGGTTCACGACGTACAACCGGGACCTGCTGGGCGTCGACCGCACCGGCGCCACGCCCTTCTGGCGCGCCGCGCACGCGCTCGACATCGACGCCATGAAGCTGCTCCTCGAATACGGCGCCGATCCCGCGACGCCGACCGCGAAGGTTCCGCAGCGGCGCTACGGCCGGGGCGGAGACGACATCGATCACTCCGGTCTCGACCCGATCCCCGTCGGGGGACCCGCCGTCCATCCGATCCACGCGGCGGCCGGCGTCGGCTACGGGCAGGGCTTCGCGGGCAACTCGCACCGCCATGTGCCGGACGGCTGGCTTCCGGCCATGAAGTTCCTCGTCGAGGAACTCGGCGCCGACGTGAACGCGCGCGACCACAACGGATACACGCCCGCGCACCACGCCGCCTCGCGCGGCGATAACGAGATGATCCTCTATCTCGTCGAGCGGGGCGCCGATGTGACGCTCGTGGCCCGCAACGGCCAGACCACCGTCGACCTGGCCAACGGGCCGGTCCAGCGCGTGCAGCCGTTCCCGGAGACGATCGCCCTCCTCGAGAGCCTCGGGGCGAAGAACAACCACCGCTGCGTCTCCTGCTGA
- a CDS encoding acyl--CoA ligase, with amino-acid sequence MPNPVTVWELLAGSSGESPAIAAPGREPLNFDGLRSQVERTVAALNGFGIGRNDRVAIVLPNGPEMASAFVSVACAATAAPLNPAYRQPEHEFYLSDLSAKTLILEAGSDSPARAAAASHGVPVLELHVEAGAPAGTFELVPEGAGEDGTGEGPASRGSAGDGFRGGLAEEGDIALILHTSGTTSRPKIVPLSHRNVCASAVNVRHTLRLTADDCCLNVMPLFHIHGLIAAVLAPLGVGGSIFCTPGFNALRFFGWLAEARPTFYTAVPTMHQAILARAARNRDVIERNPLRFIRSASAALPPQVMAELEEAFGAPVVEAYAMTEAAHQMTCNPLPPAVRKPGTVGIAAGPEVSVMDESGPQLLPAGDVGEIVIRGPNVSDGYENNPAANAEAFTNGWFRTGDQGVMDGEGYVTITGRLKEIINRGGEKVSPREIDEAILDHPAVRQVVAFAMPHPKLGEEIAAAAVLRHGMEATPRELQAFAAERLADFKVPRKILLMDDIPKGPTGKIQRIGMAEKLGLT; translated from the coding sequence ATGCCAAATCCTGTCACCGTTTGGGAACTGCTCGCGGGCAGTTCGGGGGAGAGTCCCGCGATCGCCGCCCCCGGTCGCGAGCCGCTGAACTTCGACGGTCTCCGGAGCCAGGTGGAGCGCACCGTCGCCGCGCTGAACGGGTTCGGCATCGGCCGGAACGACCGCGTGGCGATCGTCCTACCGAACGGACCCGAGATGGCGTCCGCGTTCGTCTCCGTGGCGTGCGCGGCCACGGCGGCCCCCCTGAATCCGGCCTACCGGCAGCCCGAACACGAGTTCTATCTCTCGGACCTCAGCGCGAAGACGCTCATCCTCGAGGCGGGCAGCGACTCCCCGGCCCGCGCCGCCGCCGCCAGCCACGGGGTCCCGGTGCTCGAGTTGCACGTCGAGGCGGGCGCTCCGGCCGGAACCTTCGAACTCGTGCCGGAGGGAGCAGGGGAGGACGGAACCGGCGAGGGCCCCGCGAGCCGGGGTTCGGCGGGGGACGGCTTTCGGGGCGGCCTGGCGGAAGAGGGCGACATCGCGCTCATCCTCCACACCTCGGGGACGACGTCCCGACCCAAGATCGTGCCGCTCTCGCACCGGAACGTGTGCGCCTCCGCGGTCAACGTCCGGCACACCCTGCGTCTCACGGCCGACGATTGCTGCCTGAACGTGATGCCGCTCTTCCACATCCACGGGCTCATCGCGGCCGTCCTCGCGCCGCTCGGCGTGGGGGGATCGATCTTCTGCACCCCCGGCTTCAACGCCCTCCGCTTCTTCGGGTGGCTCGCCGAGGCGCGGCCGACCTTCTACACCGCCGTCCCCACCATGCACCAGGCGATCCTGGCCCGCGCCGCGCGCAACCGCGACGTGATCGAGCGGAACCCGCTGCGCTTCATCCGCTCGGCCTCCGCCGCCCTCCCGCCGCAGGTGATGGCGGAACTCGAGGAGGCGTTCGGCGCGCCCGTGGTCGAGGCGTACGCGATGACGGAGGCGGCGCACCAGATGACGTGCAACCCGCTCCCCCCCGCGGTCCGCAAGCCGGGGACGGTAGGGATCGCCGCCGGCCCCGAGGTCTCGGTCATGGACGAATCGGGTCCGCAGCTCCTGCCGGCGGGCGACGTCGGCGAGATCGTCATCCGCGGCCCCAACGTCAGCGACGGATACGAGAACAACCCCGCGGCGAACGCCGAGGCCTTCACGAACGGCTGGTTCCGGACGGGGGACCAGGGCGTGATGGACGGCGAGGGCTACGTCACGATCACGGGTCGCCTGAAGGAGATCATCAACCGCGGGGGAGAGAAGGTCTCGCCGCGCGAGATCGACGAGGCGATCCTCGACCACCCGGCCGTGCGGCAGGTCGTGGCGTTCGCGATGCCGCACCCCAAGCTGGGCGAGGAAATCGCGGCCGCCGCGGTGCTCCGCCACGGGATGGAGGCGACGCCCCGCGAGCTCCAGGCGTTCGCGGCGGAGCGCCTCGCCGATTTCAAGGTCCCGCGCAAGATCCTCCTCATGGACGACATCCCCAAGGGCCCGACCGGCAAGATCCAGCGCATCGGCATGGCCGAGAAGCTCGGCCTGACGTGA